In Nicotiana tabacum cultivar K326 chromosome 17, ASM71507v2, whole genome shotgun sequence, one DNA window encodes the following:
- the LOC107799015 gene encoding gibberellin receptor GID1B-like has protein sequence MAGSNEINANESKRVVPLNTWILISNFKLSYNMLRRPDGTFDRDLAEFLDRKVPTNSIPVDGVYSFDVFDRVTSLLNRVYRSAPENEADWGKLELEKPLSTTEIVPVIIYFHGGSFTHSSANSAIYDTFCRRLVKICKAVVVSVNYRRSPEHRYPCAYDDGWAALKWVQSRTWLQSGKDSKVHVYLAGDSSGGNIAHHVAVRAAEAGVEVLGNIHLHPMFGGQKRTESEKRLDGKYFVTVQDRDWYWRAYLPEGEDRDHPACNIFGPRSSSLEGLRFPKSLVVVAGLDLSQDWQLAYVEGLEKSGHEVKLLFLEQATIGFYFLPNNDHFPCLMEEITSFIHANCS, from the exons ATGGCTGGCAGTAATGAAATTAATGCTAATGAATCTAAG AGGGTGGTTCCACTTAATACATGGATACTTATATCCAATTTCAAGCTTTCTTACAACATGCTTCGTCGGCCTGATGGCACGTTTGACCGTGATTTAGCTGAGTTCCTAGATCGGAAGGTCCCTACAAACTCCATTCCAGTCGATGGGGTTTATTCTTTTGATGTATTTGATCGGGTGACGAGCCTTCTTAATCGAGTGTATCGATCTGCTCCTGAGAATGAGGCTGATTGGGGTAAACTAGAACTTGAGAAACCTTTGAGCACCACTGAAATCGTTCCCGTTATAATTTATTTCCACGGTGGGAGTTTTACTCATTCCTCGGCCAATAGTGCTATTTATGATACGTTTTGTCGTCGCCTTGTTAAGATTTGCAAGGCTGTTGTTGTTTCTGTGAACTATCGACGATCGCCAGAACATCGATATCCATGTGCATATGACGATGGATGGGCTGCTCTAAAATGGGTCCAATCAAGAACATGGCTTCAAAGTGGGAAGGACTCGAAAGTTCATGTCTACTTAGCTGGTGATAGTTCTGGTGGTAATATCGCTCACCACGTTGCAGTAAGGGCTGCTGAAGCAGGTGTCGAAGTATTAGGTAATATCCATCTTCATCCAATGTTTGGTGGGCAAAAGAGGACAGAATCCGAGAAAAGATTGGACGGGAAATACTTTGTAACGGTTCAAGACAGGGATTGGTACTGGAGAGCATATCTACCAGAAGGGGAAGATAGAGATCATCCAGCTTGTAATATATTTGGCCCGAGGAGTAGTAGTCTTGAAGGACTAAGGTTTCCAAAGAGTTTAGTTGTCGTAGCTGGTTTGGATCTTAGTCAAGATTGGCAATTGGCATACGTCGAAGGTTTGGAAAAATCCGGGCATGAGGTGAAGCTCCTATTTTTAGAACAGGCAACAATCGGTTTTTACTTCTTGCCTAACAACGATCACTTTCCTTGCCTAATGGAGGAGATAACGAGCTTCATCCATGCTAACTGTTCTTAG